In the genome of Synergistaceae bacterium, one region contains:
- a CDS encoding putative Ig domain-containing protein: MQKFLKRSIIAVMLIILSANFLYAESEPQLVSAPLSQAFLDWQANRNNVNVKSNADSDSEFHSGYIPFPVDLSYLDKDPPRESSANIFGDVKAASIPSKYDLRDVNGKKYVTSIKNQNPYGTCWAHAAIGAMESNYLINGGSALDLSEMHLAWYTFVNSDSSQAFGNMSSSQYNSVMEHGGNVGYPTAIYSRLSGPVLESLVPYPTQPSEGTPESYSRFLRLRDVYFFSRSETSDVNESETQRNIIKQRIMETGSVSANYYHVSSAYNKTSSNGTAYYTTNKSVNHAIQIIGWDDSYSRSNFKTNPGIDGAWLIKNSWGESWGTNGYFWMSYAQYLTDGAAFIVEDSDSDMNVYYYDALGWCSSSGWTGQTAQYAANVFKSTRDEKLTEVGFYAPINNLTYEIIIYDNLGTSMPSSSPVGSSAALTQSGTIAYAGYHTVDLSSAVSLTKGNYFSVIVKMYGITYIPYEKKISGYSDHATTETGSFFSYNGTSWQTGTQFGGNACVKAFTVTQTTISKPSITTSYPPDGTLNVYYSSTITASGGSITWSMSGNVPPGLSIDSSTGTISGTPTTAGSYTFTVTATNSAGSDSKNFTMNIREGSTFNTTSFSGYVGYNFSETLSLSGGESATWTANNSLPNGLKLTAKTGLISGKPTKAGTFTTSITATTSSTTITETVKFTIEAKPVKPSITTSSLKNGVVGEDYDASITVKGTDPITITAEGVPAGLTLTGTNLSGTPTTSGTYTIKFMASNTATSLAGGAPVTKNVRLIIKDHAPVIDFDDSELPDGFVGKVYDSVQFNSSAGDNITWTASGLPTGLKLSKTGLLSGTPTRAGNYNITLRAANSGGNTSKKIALKILQAPSLTTKKLNNVKVDAKYSVTLRAAGSLPITWTVTGLPDGLTITPDSDKGTAQITGNPTQVGDYEISITLNNSAGSVTNSLALSVLGTPPKISAVIKKATVDDEYNEGNITVTGTKPINITYSILNADKTKFGIDSLSDLGLSFTADSETGIAAITGTPTKSIKSLPIYINAENTTGKATRKITFTAAGVKPTFTTPEIATTKILTAAGGNINVDFVVTGTKDIILSATKLTGFSFTQTGDYTATLEGTAPLRESNSTITITAQNADGRATRRVNIITKIPPSITTKSLVDGTINKSYSTKLLATGSKTIKWQLDGDLPDGMTFSESNGQLRGKPKEAGEFNLTFTASNDVGKDNISLTLTIIDPNATEAAKEENQTQDVSSKESEQVSETDSTPDESTKPESSESTIIYGANQTLSAGTIKNFADKGFTIIAALPEIQVNSSGQYEIESIIELDESIESGKKLYWFAMPQGVEPSEDDEIVEFYDEDGQEILQVPESHKIKISAWLTEGIIYKPVICVESE; encoded by the coding sequence ATGCAAAAATTTTTAAAACGTTCAATAATTGCGGTAATGCTCATAATTTTATCTGCAAATTTTTTGTACGCAGAGTCAGAGCCTCAATTAGTCAGCGCACCACTTTCGCAGGCATTTCTTGACTGGCAGGCCAACCGCAATAATGTCAACGTAAAATCAAATGCAGACTCAGACTCAGAATTTCACAGCGGTTATATTCCTTTTCCCGTAGATTTGTCATATCTCGATAAAGATCCTCCGCGTGAAAGTTCTGCAAATATTTTCGGCGATGTAAAAGCAGCTTCTATACCGTCAAAATATGATTTACGAGATGTCAACGGCAAAAAATACGTCACAAGCATAAAGAATCAGAATCCCTACGGAACTTGCTGGGCTCATGCTGCAATAGGCGCAATGGAATCAAATTATTTAATTAACGGAGGATCAGCACTCGATTTATCAGAAATGCATTTAGCTTGGTACACATTCGTAAATTCTGACTCGTCGCAGGCTTTCGGCAATATGAGCAGCTCGCAATATAATTCAGTTATGGAACATGGCGGAAATGTCGGTTATCCTACTGCGATTTATTCGAGACTATCAGGGCCGGTCTTAGAGTCTCTTGTGCCTTATCCGACTCAACCGTCAGAAGGAACGCCGGAAAGTTATTCAAGATTTCTGCGCCTCCGTGATGTATATTTCTTCAGCAGGTCAGAGACTTCAGACGTAAACGAGTCCGAGACTCAACGAAATATTATCAAGCAGCGCATAATGGAAACTGGTTCAGTATCGGCAAATTATTATCACGTCTCAAGCGCATATAACAAGACTTCATCAAACGGGACTGCATACTATACAACTAATAAATCAGTCAATCACGCAATACAAATTATCGGCTGGGATGATTCATATTCACGCAGCAACTTCAAGACAAATCCCGGCATTGACGGAGCATGGCTGATAAAAAATTCTTGGGGCGAGTCATGGGGCACTAACGGCTATTTTTGGATGTCATACGCTCAATATTTGACCGACGGAGCAGCTTTCATAGTAGAAGACTCTGACTCCGACATGAACGTTTATTATTATGATGCTCTGGGCTGGTGCAGTTCTTCGGGCTGGACTGGACAAACAGCACAATACGCCGCAAACGTCTTTAAATCAACACGCGACGAAAAATTAACAGAAGTAGGCTTTTACGCGCCCATAAATAATTTAACCTACGAGATAATAATTTACGACAATTTAGGCACGTCAATGCCTTCATCGAGTCCGGTCGGAAGTTCGGCAGCTTTGACTCAATCAGGCACGATCGCATATGCAGGTTATCACACTGTAGATTTAAGCAGCGCAGTATCACTAACAAAGGGAAATTATTTTTCTGTCATCGTAAAAATGTACGGAATAACTTATATACCATATGAGAAAAAAATCAGCGGCTATTCAGATCATGCAACAACAGAAACAGGCAGCTTTTTCTCGTATAACGGCACAAGCTGGCAGACGGGCACACAATTTGGCGGCAATGCATGCGTAAAGGCCTTCACCGTAACACAGACAACAATATCAAAGCCGAGCATTACGACATCATATCCTCCGGACGGGACTCTAAATGTGTATTACTCGTCAACAATAACAGCGTCAGGAGGTTCTATTACTTGGTCAATGAGCGGCAATGTTCCTCCGGGACTTAGCATTGACTCGAGCACAGGCACAATTTCAGGAACTCCTACGACAGCAGGCAGCTATACTTTTACAGTTACGGCTACAAATTCTGCGGGATCTGACTCTAAAAATTTCACCATGAATATAAGAGAAGGCTCTACATTTAATACTACATCATTCAGCGGCTATGTAGGCTATAATTTCAGCGAGACTCTTTCACTTTCGGGCGGTGAGTCAGCAACATGGACAGCAAATAATTCTTTACCCAACGGACTCAAACTTACTGCTAAAACGGGTTTAATTTCCGGCAAACCTACAAAAGCAGGAACGTTCACGACATCAATTACTGCTACGACATCAAGCACTACAATAACAGAAACAGTAAAATTTACGATTGAGGCCAAGCCAGTAAAGCCCAGCATAACAACATCAAGTCTCAAAAATGGAGTCGTCGGTGAAGATTATGACGCTTCAATCACAGTAAAGGGTACAGATCCGATTACTATAACAGCTGAAGGAGTCCCAGCAGGTTTGACTCTCACGGGAACAAATTTAAGCGGCACTCCCACAACATCAGGAACTTACACAATAAAATTTATGGCAAGCAATACAGCTACATCACTTGCAGGAGGCGCACCGGTAACAAAAAATGTCAGGCTCATAATAAAGGATCATGCACCAGTAATCGATTTTGATGATTCAGAACTTCCAGACGGTTTTGTCGGAAAAGTTTACGACTCTGTACAATTTAATTCATCGGCAGGAGATAATATCACTTGGACAGCATCAGGCCTTCCTACAGGGTTAAAGCTCTCGAAAACGGGACTATTGAGCGGTACTCCGACAAGAGCAGGAAATTATAATATTACGTTGAGGGCTGCTAATTCGGGCGGCAATACCAGTAAAAAAATTGCGTTGAAAATTTTGCAGGCTCCTTCACTAACCACTAAGAAATTAAATAATGTCAAAGTCGACGCAAAATATTCTGTAACATTAAGGGCGGCAGGCTCACTTCCTATCACGTGGACAGTAACAGGACTCCCGGATGGCCTTACTATTACTCCCGATTCTGACAAGGGAACAGCACAAATTACGGGAAATCCTACACAAGTGGGCGATTATGAGATTTCTATAACGTTAAATAATTCGGCCGGAAGTGTAACAAATTCGCTGGCTTTAAGTGTTCTCGGCACACCTCCAAAAATATCAGCCGTAATAAAGAAAGCAACCGTCGACGATGAATACAACGAAGGAAATATTACAGTAACAGGAACAAAGCCTATAAATATTACTTATTCGATTCTGAACGCTGACAAAACAAAATTCGGAATTGATTCACTTTCTGATTTGGGCTTGAGCTTTACTGCTGACTCTGAAACGGGAATAGCTGCTATAACGGGAACTCCGACAAAATCAATAAAGTCATTGCCGATATACATAAATGCAGAAAACACAACCGGTAAAGCAACGAGAAAAATTACTTTCACGGCAGCAGGAGTAAAACCAACCTTCACGACTCCGGAAATAGCTACTACAAAAATTTTGACAGCTGCAGGAGGTAATATCAACGTTGATTTTGTCGTAACAGGCACAAAGGATATAATTTTATCTGCAACAAAATTAACCGGATTCTCGTTCACTCAAACAGGAGACTATACAGCGACTCTTGAAGGTACTGCGCCATTAAGGGAATCTAATTCTACAATAACCATAACAGCACAAAACGCAGACGGAAGAGCAACAAGACGAGTCAATATCATCACCAAAATTCCGCCTTCTATCACAACAAAATCATTAGTTGATGGCACAATTAACAAGAGTTACAGCACAAAACTTCTCGCAACAGGTTCAAAAACTATAAAATGGCAGCTTGACGGAGATTTACCCGACGGAATGACATTCAGCGAGAGTAACGGCCAACTTCGGGGAAAACCTAAGGAGGCTGGAGAATTTAATTTGACCTTCACTGCGTCTAATGATGTCGGCAAAGATAATATTTCATTGACTCTCACGATAATAGACCCGAATGCAACAGAAGCAGCAAAGGAAGAGAATCAGACTCAAGACGTAAGCAGCAAAGAATCTGAACAAGTCAGCGAGACCGATTCAACCCCTGACGAGTCAACAAAACCGGAATCCAGCGAATCAACAATTATTTACGGAGCGAATCAGACTCTTTCAGCCGGAACAATCAAAAATTTTGCTGATAAGGGATTCACAATTATTGCGGCGTTACCTGAGATTCAAGTTAATTCAAGTGGACAATATGAAATCGAGTCAATTATTGAACTTGATGAGAGCATAGAGTCAGGCAAAAAATTATACTGGTTCGCAATGCCTCAAGGTGTCGAGCCTTCAGAAGATGATGAAATTGTAGAATTTTACGACGAGGACGGCCAAGAAATTTTGCAAGTTCCGGAGAGTCATAAAATAAAAATTTCTGCGTGGCTCACTGAAGGAATAATTTATAAGCCGGTTATTTGCGTTGAATCAGAGTAA
- the rny gene encoding ribonuclease Y: MQFVLALVFFMTGSGIGYTVMRAWDNSRVNGVKNQINNMLKDAEESAERMKQQKVSEAREEVNRLRQEAQKDIKERRSEIQRTERKLEQKEDNLDKKIDRVTRKEDELRSKHEEIEKRRAALEETINQQEIKLQEIAELTKEQAQEILMNKTEQDAKHLLGLKLKEIEERANREAEKKARDIIIGAMQRCAVESAGESSISVVPLPSEEMKGRIIGREGRNIRTFESLTGVDIIIDDTPEAVTLSSFDPIRREIARRAMERLVVDGRIHPARIEELIEKAARDIDEEMITEGENVILELGIKNMNNELVRTLGQLKFRFSYGQNVLSHSIEVAQIAGIIAAELGLDEEIARRGGLLHDIGKAIDHQIEGPHASIGADLARRFGERPEIVSCIAAHHDSLEVSSVYEVIVCVADAISAARPGARRESIDAYIKRLEKLEEIAKTFDGVMRAYAIQAGREIRVILNASKTDDGTVHKLAFDIARRVEAELKYPGQIKVNVARETRATEYAK, from the coding sequence ATGCAGTTTGTGTTGGCACTAGTTTTCTTCATGACCGGTTCGGGAATCGGCTATACAGTTATGCGGGCTTGGGATAATTCCAGAGTCAACGGCGTGAAGAATCAAATTAATAATATGCTCAAAGACGCAGAAGAGTCAGCCGAGCGAATGAAGCAGCAAAAAGTCTCTGAGGCACGCGAAGAAGTTAATCGACTCAGACAGGAAGCACAGAAGGACATTAAAGAACGACGCAGCGAAATCCAACGCACTGAACGCAAATTAGAGCAGAAAGAAGATAATCTTGACAAGAAAATTGACAGGGTTACACGCAAAGAAGACGAATTGCGCTCAAAGCATGAAGAAATCGAAAAACGCCGGGCAGCCCTTGAAGAGACTATCAATCAGCAGGAAATCAAATTACAGGAAATAGCAGAACTCACAAAAGAGCAGGCTCAAGAAATCCTAATGAACAAAACCGAACAGGACGCAAAACACTTACTCGGATTAAAGCTCAAGGAAATCGAAGAACGCGCAAACCGTGAAGCCGAGAAAAAAGCACGTGATATTATAATTGGTGCTATGCAAAGATGTGCAGTCGAGTCAGCCGGTGAAAGCAGTATCAGCGTTGTACCACTTCCAAGCGAGGAAATGAAAGGACGCATTATCGGTCGTGAAGGCCGAAATATTCGCACGTTCGAGAGTCTTACAGGCGTTGATATTATAATAGATGACACTCCGGAAGCTGTTACACTCTCAAGTTTTGACCCGATTAGACGCGAAATCGCACGCAGAGCAATGGAAAGACTCGTTGTCGACGGCAGAATCCATCCCGCACGAATCGAGGAATTAATCGAGAAAGCAGCTAGAGACATCGACGAAGAAATGATTACAGAAGGCGAAAATGTAATTCTCGAACTCGGCATTAAGAACATGAATAATGAACTTGTCCGCACGTTAGGACAGCTAAAATTTAGATTCAGTTACGGTCAAAATGTTTTGTCGCATAGTATCGAGGTCGCTCAAATCGCAGGAATTATCGCAGCTGAACTCGGACTCGATGAGGAAATAGCGCGCAGAGGAGGACTCCTTCATGACATAGGCAAAGCAATAGATCACCAAATCGAGGGCCCTCACGCCTCAATCGGTGCAGACTTGGCCAGAAGATTCGGCGAACGTCCCGAAATTGTTAGCTGCATTGCTGCCCATCATGATTCTTTGGAGGTAAGCTCCGTTTATGAAGTCATAGTTTGTGTAGCAGACGCAATCAGCGCAGCAAGACCCGGTGCACGTCGTGAAAGCATTGACGCATACATAAAACGTCTTGAGAAACTCGAAGAAATTGCAAAAACTTTTGACGGCGTAATGAGAGCTTATGCAATCCAAGCAGGACGCGAAATAAGAGTCATTCTCAACGCAAGCAAGACAGACGACGGGACAGTGCATAAATTAGCTTTCGACATTGCTAGACGTGTAGAGGCCGAGCTCAAGTATCCCGGTCAAATAAAAGTTAATGTCGCACGCGAGACCAGAGCAACGGAGTACGCAAAGTAA
- a CDS encoding TIGR00282 family metallophosphoesterase produces MKILFSGDVAWRPGREVLAAALPILKRDYGSFDFVIINCENAAHGKGMTEKIFSDFIDLGVHAMTSGNHIWDKPQFFEILDSDLRVFRPANYPPSCHGRGHGIITRKNKRLGIINLQGQNFMPPIESPFFCADKLIDELKSSYGENLPIFVDFHAEATSEKLALAYYLDGRVSSVIGTHTHVQTADEKILRGGTAYISDAGMTGSHGGLIGVEVSSGMPKFLEGMPCKFEPSTDELAFNGVIIEINDSSGLAEKITRIIIKFD; encoded by the coding sequence ATGAAAATTTTATTTTCCGGCGATGTAGCTTGGAGACCAGGACGTGAAGTATTAGCCGCCGCCCTGCCGATTTTGAAACGCGATTACGGATCATTTGATTTCGTGATAATTAATTGCGAGAACGCAGCACACGGTAAAGGAATGACCGAAAAAATTTTTAGTGATTTTATCGATCTCGGAGTCCACGCAATGACCAGCGGGAATCATATTTGGGACAAACCGCAGTTTTTCGAGATTCTTGACTCTGATTTACGAGTGTTCAGACCCGCAAATTATCCGCCTTCTTGTCATGGTCGCGGACACGGAATTATCACGCGCAAAAATAAGCGTCTGGGAATCATAAATCTTCAGGGTCAAAATTTTATGCCGCCCATTGAGTCGCCTTTTTTCTGTGCTGATAAATTAATTGACGAGCTTAAATCTTCATACGGTGAAAACTTGCCGATTTTCGTAGACTTTCACGCAGAAGCAACGAGCGAAAAATTAGCACTCGCTTATTATCTCGACGGAAGAGTCAGCTCGGTAATTGGGACTCATACTCACGTACAGACGGCAGACGAAAAAATTTTACGGGGCGGGACTGCTTATATTTCCGACGCAGGTATGACAGGTTCTCACGGCGGTTTAATCGGTGTTGAAGTCTCTTCAGGAATGCCGAAATTTTTAGAGGGTATGCCGTGCAAATTTGAGCCTTCGACTGATGAATTAGCTTTTAACGGCGTTATAATCGAGATAAATGACTCGTCAGGTCTCGCAGAAAAAATTACTAGAATAATTATTAAATTTGATTGA
- a CDS encoding peptidylprolyl isomerase, with the protein MLKILSVLVLSAALLPLMSGSALADEVKRPVAKFVTNMGDFRIELYSDLAPNTVKNFVDLANKKFYDGVIFHRVIDNFMIQGGDPNGNGTGGPGYTIPDEFGPGLKHNAPGILSMANAGPNTGGSQFFITLAPTPWLDNHHAIFGHVIEGMEIVEKIGHTPTGRNDRPVKDVVIQSITIEE; encoded by the coding sequence ATGTTGAAAATTTTAAGCGTTCTTGTTCTGAGTGCTGCTTTACTGCCGTTAATGAGCGGTTCTGCACTTGCTGACGAGGTTAAACGACCTGTCGCTAAATTCGTTACTAACATGGGAGATTTCAGAATCGAACTTTACAGCGATTTAGCACCTAATACCGTTAAAAATTTCGTAGATCTCGCTAACAAAAAATTTTATGACGGCGTAATCTTTCACAGAGTCATTGACAATTTCATGATTCAAGGCGGAGACCCTAACGGCAACGGTACAGGCGGGCCGGGCTACACTATTCCGGATGAATTTGGGCCGGGATTAAAGCACAACGCACCGGGGATTCTCTCTATGGCTAATGCAGGGCCTAACACTGGCGGATCACAATTTTTTATTACGTTAGCTCCGACTCCTTGGCTCGATAATCATCATGCAATTTTCGGACATGTAATCGAGGGAATGGAAATCGTTGAGAAAATCGGCCACACTCCGACCGGACGCAATGACAGACCCGTAAAAGATGTAGTCATTCAATCAATAACTATAGAGGAATAA
- a CDS encoding D-glycerate dehydrogenase yields MSAKVYLSRKLPPVAMEELRKICDFDMNTEDRQATREELLQAFKTHKAVIVMLNDKIDSELINNAGPDLKLIANYGVGFNNIDVKAANARGIYVSNTPDVLTDATADLAFALLFAAARRVIEGDNIVREKTFSWAPEYMLGYDITGRTLGVIGAGRIGTNFARKAAKGFNMRVIYYGRHNNPELDALGAKFVSLDELLRESDYISLHVPLTPDTKYLIGADELAKMKSTAILINTARGPVINEKALADALANKVIAAAGLDVYENEPEVEPKLKTLANVVLMPHVGSATFDTRTNMGIMAAHNVEAVLNGREPVNMVRI; encoded by the coding sequence ATGTCAGCAAAAGTTTATTTATCGCGAAAATTACCCCCCGTCGCAATGGAAGAGTTACGCAAAATTTGTGATTTCGACATGAACACAGAAGACAGGCAGGCCACGCGCGAAGAATTATTACAGGCATTCAAGACTCATAAAGCTGTAATTGTTATGCTTAATGACAAGATTGACTCTGAATTAATAAATAATGCAGGCCCGGACTTGAAATTAATCGCAAATTACGGCGTAGGATTTAATAATATTGACGTTAAGGCAGCAAACGCACGCGGAATTTATGTATCAAACACTCCCGATGTATTAACTGATGCAACGGCGGATTTAGCATTTGCATTGTTATTCGCAGCAGCCAGACGCGTGATCGAGGGTGATAATATCGTCCGTGAAAAAACTTTCTCGTGGGCTCCTGAATATATGCTCGGTTATGATATTACAGGCCGGACTCTAGGCGTTATCGGTGCAGGCAGAATCGGAACTAATTTCGCACGTAAAGCCGCAAAAGGTTTCAATATGCGCGTTATTTATTACGGAAGGCATAATAACCCCGAACTTGACGCACTCGGAGCAAAATTTGTCTCTCTTGATGAATTACTGCGCGAATCTGATTATATCTCCCTTCACGTGCCTTTAACGCCTGACACAAAATATTTAATCGGTGCTGACGAACTCGCGAAAATGAAATCAACCGCAATATTAATTAATACAGCACGAGGCCCCGTAATTAACGAGAAAGCACTTGCAGACGCACTCGCAAATAAAGTTATCGCCGCCGCCGGTCTTGATGTCTACGAGAATGAGCCGGAAGTTGAGCCGAAATTAAAGACTCTCGCAAATGTCGTGTTAATGCCTCATGTAGGTTCAGCAACTTTTGACACACGCACGAATATGGGCATAATGGCAGCTCATAACGTTGAAGCCGTCTTAAATGGCCGTGAGCCCGTTAATATGGTGAGAATCTAA
- a CDS encoding NAD(P)H-hydrate dehydratase, whose product MSPDELKKLLPPRPDDIHKGSRGRLLIAGGSAKYPGAPALSALGALRSGVGLVTLLSLEKVCLACAARLPEVVYWSEDDKFRWQELAFSQKNIDALVVGPGLDRSVAAEYFTAKMWREWPAKILVDGDGLNALAVVREKINSRPDSVITPHEGEAARLLNTTPDKVHANRLESLQKLSHKFGCVVLKGHNTLISDGENFAEIQNGGPELAVPGSGDVLSGCIGAFLAGGLDPFTAAVLGANVHAMAGDYLAREGVDGVLASEIADTLRRVINDLRRL is encoded by the coding sequence ATGAGTCCCGACGAACTGAAAAAATTATTGCCTCCCCGCCCTGATGATATTCACAAAGGGAGCCGAGGCCGTTTATTGATTGCAGGAGGTTCGGCGAAATATCCGGGTGCTCCTGCTTTAAGTGCTTTAGGTGCGTTGAGAAGCGGAGTCGGACTCGTTACTCTTTTATCGCTCGAAAAAGTTTGCTTGGCCTGTGCTGCCCGTTTGCCTGAAGTTGTTTACTGGTCAGAAGATGATAAATTCAGGTGGCAGGAATTAGCTTTCTCGCAAAAAAATATTGATGCTCTTGTTGTAGGTCCCGGCCTTGATAGGAGCGTTGCAGCAGAATATTTCACGGCTAAAATGTGGCGCGAATGGCCTGCAAAAATTTTAGTTGACGGCGACGGGTTGAATGCTCTTGCAGTTGTACGCGAAAAAATTAATTCACGCCCTGACTCAGTGATTACTCCTCATGAAGGCGAAGCTGCAAGATTATTAAACACTACTCCCGATAAAGTTCACGCAAATAGATTAGAATCTTTACAGAAATTATCTCATAAATTCGGCTGTGTCGTGCTGAAGGGTCATAACACTTTGATTTCTGACGGTGAAAATTTTGCGGAGATTCAAAACGGAGGCCCTGAGCTTGCTGTGCCTGGTTCGGGTGATGTTCTGTCGGGCTGCATAGGAGCTTTTCTCGCGGGAGGTCTTGACCCGTTCACCGCTGCTGTGCTGGGTGCTAACGTTCATGCGATGGCGGGCGATTATTTAGCGCGTGAAGGCGTTGACGGCGTTCTTGCGTCAGAAATTGCTGACACTTTAAGGCGCGTAATAAACGATTTGAGGCGGTTATAA
- a CDS encoding tRNA (adenosine(37)-N6)-threonylcarbamoyltransferase complex ATPase subunit type 1 TsaE: MNKFISRSENETLELGRKFAKILSGGFVILLYGDLGTGKTVFVRGVCEALNISGVRSPSFTLINEYSRESGITGGEGVRGNGFQGCPRDSNKKFFSVIHADLYRLDENGADSIGLEEFCGLDDFVVFIEWPERLKGIISDEIIKISFTAINESEREIKFSAQGLKSEEAISKL, encoded by the coding sequence ATGAATAAATTTATTTCCCGTTCAGAAAATGAGACTCTTGAGCTTGGCCGAAAGTTCGCAAAAATTTTATCGGGCGGCTTTGTTATATTGCTTTACGGCGATTTAGGCACGGGCAAAACAGTTTTTGTGCGCGGAGTCTGTGAGGCGTTGAATATTTCAGGAGTCCGAAGTCCCTCGTTTACTCTTATAAATGAATACAGCCGTGAGTCCGGGATTACGGGCGGGGAGGGGGTACGGGGGAACGGGTTTCAGGGGTGCCCCCGTGACTCGAATAAAAAATTTTTTAGCGTAATACATGCTGATTTATACAGATTAGACGAGAACGGCGCAGACTCTATCGGGCTTGAAGAATTTTGCGGGCTTGATGATTTTGTCGTGTTTATCGAGTGGCCCGAACGCTTGAAGGGTATAATCTCCGACGAAATAATAAAAATTTCCTTCACTGCCATAAATGAGTCAGAACGTGAGATAAAATTTTCTGCTCAGGGACTCAAGTCAGAGGAGGCTATATCGAAATTATGA
- the tsaB gene encoding tRNA (adenosine(37)-N6)-threonylcarbamoyltransferase complex dimerization subunit type 1 TsaB: MILLAVDCCLRLTGVALCVDGEIIDSLQQDLGRRQSGELPIMTEKILRANNLDFADINYIALTNGPGYFTGIRVGAAYASGLAYAAGAKIIPVSSLEMLAFNYESQKVLTLVYAGHGFVYGACKNFLEAGEYSHEQIKSWLVNNPDAHIISDDFTRIGIDNLQAATVKPDIKSLCTLACERINFAVSPMGLKILYYRAPQGVN, from the coding sequence ATGATTTTGCTTGCTGTTGATTGCTGCTTGAGATTAACGGGAGTCGCTCTTTGCGTTGACGGTGAAATTATTGACTCGCTTCAACAGGATTTAGGCCGCAGACAGTCGGGAGAATTGCCGATTATGACCGAAAAAATTTTACGCGCGAATAATTTAGACTTTGCTGACATAAATTATATTGCGTTGACGAATGGGCCGGGATATTTTACGGGGATTCGAGTGGGTGCTGCTTATGCGTCTGGTCTTGCTTATGCTGCAGGAGCGAAAATTATTCCTGTCTCAAGTCTTGAAATGCTCGCGTTTAATTATGAATCTCAAAAAGTTTTGACTCTCGTTTATGCCGGTCATGGCTTTGTTTATGGAGCTTGCAAAAATTTTCTTGAGGCCGGCGAATATTCCCACGAGCAAATAAAATCGTGGCTTGTGAATAATCCTGACGCGCATATAATATCAGATGATTTCACGCGAATCGGCATAGATAATTTACAGGCTGCGACAGTGAAACCGGATATAAAATCTCTGTGCACTCTTGCATGTGAGAGAATAAATTTTGCAGTGAGTCCTATGGGATTAAAAATTTTATATTATCGCGCTCCTCAGGGAGTAAATTAA
- a CDS encoding CvpA family protein, whose amino-acid sequence MKFALIFDIIMAMILAFFLYRGLVKGFSGEIIGLVGLIVSAFCAWNFLDPAVDLVFKYFSHPSLDRTIIALICAVVIFFVVEIIFAVIGLILSYVVNVTQLSVTDHFFGLIIGAIKTCFVILFIYGVLITFSPVIPTDWMKESYTMQGASYVWPNVRDLLQSKGIIDFSHLTGQNK is encoded by the coding sequence TTGAAATTTGCATTAATATTTGACATTATTATGGCTATGATACTTGCATTTTTTCTGTATCGCGGTCTCGTTAAAGGCTTTTCCGGCGAAATTATCGGGCTTGTAGGCTTAATTGTCAGCGCGTTTTGTGCGTGGAATTTCTTAGATCCTGCTGTTGATTTAGTATTTAAATATTTCTCTCATCCTTCACTGGACAGGACTATAATAGCATTAATTTGTGCGGTCGTTATTTTCTTCGTTGTAGAAATAATTTTTGCGGTTATAGGCTTGATTCTCTCGTATGTCGTCAACGTAACGCAATTATCAGTAACGGATCACTTTTTCGGGCTTATTATAGGCGCGATAAAAACTTGTTTTGTGATTCTATTCATTTACGGTGTATTGATAACTTTCTCGCCGGTAATTCCTACAGACTGGATGAAGGAAAGCTACACAATGCAGGGAGCTTCTTACGTTTGGCCGAATGTCAGAGATTTATTACAGTCTAAGGGCATTATTGATTTCTCGCACCTCACCGGACAAAATAAATAA